One window from the genome of Zonotrichia leucophrys gambelii isolate GWCS_2022_RI chromosome 27, RI_Zleu_2.0, whole genome shotgun sequence encodes:
- the ARHGAP23 gene encoding rho GTPase-activating protein 23 isoform X1, with product MVQESAGVAARGSRRGLRGRCRPPPAPSPKRLWSVERSGRGWRLERPVGVDCSSPEPRCIWLSSLRRHAAAAEPPGPAPRAERCRRPTPARRDGVSPNANAPPEGGSFPWVGPRTVALRKSPQGGFGFTLRHFIVYPPESAVHSAKEEENGNRAGPARSRLEPMDTIFVKNVREDGPAHQAGLRTGDRLVKVNGESIIGKTYSQVIALIQNSDDVLELSIMPKDEDILQLAYSQDAYLKGNEPYSGGAQSIPEPPPICYPRKTYPFQARGAEPAPGQPPDPRAPRSATTGPSSPLGARSDPGGSPAHRPEEPQPGGPAPRPVAPHGHPGSFSRPACPANAAPSVPDRYGMSPASASCYGVPKHLPEHRTHCGFKEGAGRPPRDVSGAQRVPGRQECQQALSRWFCSQEPRRSTSEERRHAMPRYRSVSHDRLGGSGPAAPRGWPHSASHDTLLQPSREAWAPRARSDHYLGRYGRSMEALEPGALLASHLDRSAWPPERLCRAAVAATAAAGQPIPPGSFAASSSSSSSSSREPVQKHPSQPNLPSADDSGYIGYRSYSPSFQRRTGLLHALSCRDPTFGGLPTFSIAQRAVAPLRDSVVSPASPPAAAPAMPSAPREPRPEGGRVSEQLEERREEVVLRQKPPTGRKVPAPLRQMNFVFSEGVKETDICDHVGAAGRGDRPGSERPGRRVAPLAAPEDSLASIPFIDEPTSPSIDLKAKHVPASSVVSSAMNSAPAMATSPASPTFAFALSRHYSQDCSSIKAGRRSSYLLAITTERSKSCDDGLNAFRDEGKILRRMPSRVPSLRMLRSFFTDGSLDSLGASEDARSKRHSTSDLSDVPFSAVRKEGWLHCKQILTKKGKKVGGGIRQWKRVFAVLRTHSLYLCKDRREAVTCAPAPGEEEPPISIQACLVDISYSETKRKHVFRLTTADFCEYLFQAEDREDMLAWIKVIRENSKAEGEDPGFASQALISKKLNDYRKVSPAGAKPDSSPKGPRGLGIRAEFLKQTGTSAPRSPRQDAAVTKDESSSQKAPWGINIMKKNKKSAPRAFGVRLEDCQPAPDNKNVPLIVEACCKVVEDRGLEYMGIYRVPGNNAVVSSLQEQLNKGATEINLQDERWQDLNVISSLLKSFFRKLPEPLFTDDKYNDFIEANRIEDASERMRTLRKLIRDLPGHYYETLKFLVGHLKTIADHSEKNKMEPRNLALVFGPTLVRTSEDNMTDMVTHMPDRYKIVETLIQHSDWFFSDKEDKGEKTPVDEKEAQSVPNIEYLLPNIGRTAAPGDAAGSTRSGSAKPKGTWPSRKVPPHRELLAIPFVSAAARKRKKRREAEGVGSSTDDDAERRDSPGRQQEQEGPAVTPGKAPRGTSTEPAGAERECSAEPAGSGSEPAPDARSIVSGYSTLSTMDRSLCSEVHSVAGSRGEEADDERSELSHMETDTESREGARPRPGQAGLGTGDEDKSPPGRPSFNSHRLIQCDTLARRRLGRPRDAAAVAGGDEPGWAAPGRASQLRQHLRGSADDMGVRLRRAHSPETRRKKSSWRRHTVVVPGGLKDLNFNEWKEPRGLEGTPGPCRDKDSGLSSLESTKARPAAPAPAPPGTAGPGTATRSPPGSPGPPAPLRFPQCL from the exons AG GTCCCGCCCGGAGCCGCCTGGAGCCCATGGACACGATCTTCGTGAAGAACGTGCGGGAGGACGGGCCGGCGCACCAGGCGGGGCTGCGCACGG GTGACCGGCTGGTCAAGGTGAACGGGGAGAGCATCATCGGGAAAACCTACTCGCAGGTGATCGCCCTGATCCAGAACAG TGATGATGTGCTGGAGCTCTCCATCATGCCCAAGGACGAGGACATCCTCCAGCTG GCCTATTCCCAGGATGCCTACCTGAAGGGCAACGAGCCGTACTCCGGGGGGGCTCAGAGCATCCCCGAGCCCCCTCCCATCTGCTACCCACGGAAAACGTACCCCTTCCAGGCCCGGGGTGCCGAGCCCGCCCCGGGCCAGCCGCCGgacccccgcgccccccgctcGGCCACCACCGGTCCCTCGTCCCCGCTGGGCGCCCGCAGCGACCCCGGCGGCAGCCCCGCGCACCGCCCCGAGGAGCCGCAGCCCGGGGGTCCTGCCCCGCGCCCCGTCGCACCCCACGGGCACCCCGGCTCCTTCTCCCGCCCCGCCTGCCCCGCCAACGCCGCACCCTCCGTGCCCGACCGCTACGGGATGTCCCCCGCCAGCGCCTCCTGCTATGGCGTCCCCAAGCACCTCCCGGAGCACCGGACTCACTGCGGCTTCAAGGAGGGCGCCGGGCGGCCGCCCCGGGATGTGTCGGGTGCCCAGCGTGTGCCCGGCCGCCAGGAGTGCCAGCAGGCGCTGTCGCGCTGGTTCTGCAGCCAGGAGCCGCGGCGCAGCACCTCGGAGGAGCGGCGGCACGCCATGCCCCGCTACCGCAGCGTGTCCCATGACCGCCTGGGCGGCTCCGGGCCCGCGGCCCCGCGGGGCTGGCCCCACAGCGCCTCGCACGacaccctgctgcagcccagccgCGAGGCCTGGGCCCCCCGCGCCCGCTCCGACCACTACCTGGGCAGGTACGGGCGCTCCATGGAGGCGCTGGAGCCCGGCGCCCTGCTGGCCTCGCACCTCGACCGCTCCGCGTGGCCGCCCGAGAGGCTCTGCCGGGCCGCTGTCGCTgccaccgccgccgccgggcaGCCCATCCCGCCCGGCTCCTTcgctgcttcctcctcctcctcctcctcctcatcgcGGGAGCCGGTGCAGAAGCACCCGTCGCAGCCCAACCTGCCGAGCGCGGATGACTCGGGCTACATCGGCTACCGCAGCTACAGCCCTTCCTTCCAGCGCCGCACGGGGCTGCTGCACGCCCTGTCCTGCCGCGACCCCACCTTCGGGGGGCTGCCCACCTTCAGCATCGCGCAGCGGGCCGTGGCCCCGCTCAGGGACAGCGTggtcagccctgccagccccccaGCAGCCGCTCCGGCCATGCCCAGCGCGCCCCGGGAGCCGCGGCCGGAGGGCGGCCGCGTGTCCGAGCAGCTGGAGGAGCGCCGGGAGGAGGTGGTGCTGCGGCAGAAGCCGCCCACGGGCCGCAAGGTGCCCGCGCCGCTGCGGCAGATGAACTTTGTGTTCTCCGAGGGGGTGAAGGAGACGGACATTTGTGACCACGTCGGGGCCGcgggcagaggggacaggccGGGCAGTGAGCGGCCGGGCCGGCGAGTGGCTCCCCTGGCGGCCCCCGAGGACTCGCTGGCATCCATCCCCTTCATCG ACGAAcccaccagccccagcatcGACCTGAAGGCCAAGCACGTCCCGGCCTCCTCGGTGGTGTCCAGCGCCATGAACTCGGCGcctgccatggccaccagcCCCGCGTCGCCCACCTTCGCCTTTGCCCTGTCCCGGCACTACTCCCAGGACTGCA GCAGCATCAAGGCCGGCCGCCGCTCCTCCTACCTGCTGGCCATCACCACCGAGCGCTCCAAGTCCTGCGACGACGGTCTGAACGCATTTCGGGACGAGGGGAAGATCCTAAG GAGGATGCCCAGCCGGGTCCCCAGCCTCCGCATGCTGAGGAGCTTCTTCACCGATGGG TCTCTGGACAGCCTGGGCGCGTCGGAAGATGCCCGTTCCAAAAGACACTCGACCTCTGACCTCTCGGACGTGCCGTTCAGCGCCGTGAGGAAGGAGGGTTGGCTCCACTGCAAGCAGATCCTCACCAAAAAGGGGAAG AAGGTCGGGGGAGGCATCCGGCAGTGGAAGCGCGTCTTCGCCGTGCTGCGCACCCACTCGCTGTACCTGTGCAAGGACAGGCGGGAGGCGGTGACCTGCGCCCCGGCCCCAGGTGAGGAGGAGCCGCCGATCAGCATCCAAGCGTGCCTGGTGGACATCTCCTACAGCGAGACCAAGAGGAAGCACGTCTTCCGCCTGACGACCGCTGACTTCTGTGAATATCTCTTTCAGGCAGAGGATCGGGAAGACATGCTGGCCTGGATCAAAGTCATCAGGGAGAACAGCAAGGCTGAGGGCGAG GACCCCGGTTTTGCCAGCCAAGCCCTTATCAGCAAGAAGTTAAACGACTACCGGAAAGTGAG ccctgcggGCGCCAAGCCCGACTCGTCGCCCAAGGGCCCTCGTGGGCTGGGGATCCGAGCCGAGTTCCTGAAGCAGACGGGAACCAGCGCGCCCCGGTCCCCCCGGCAGGATGCAGCTGTCACGAAAG aTGAAAGCAGCTCCCAAAAAGCCCCGTGGGGCATCAACATCATGAAGAAGAACAAGAAATCTGCCCCGCGTGCCTTTGGCGTGAGGCTGGAGGATTGTCAGCCTGCCCCGGACAACAAG aacGTGCCCCTGATCGTGGAAGCGTGCTGCAAGGTGGTGGAGGACCGGGGGCTGGAGTACATGGGCATCTACCGCGTGCCCGGCAACAACGCGGTGGTGtccagcctgcaggagcagctcaacAAGGGAGCCACCGAGATCAACCTGCAGGACGag CGGTGGCAGGACCTGAACGTCATCAGCAGCCTCCTGAAATCCTTCTTCCGAAAGCTGCCTGAGCCCCTCTTCACCGATG ATAAATACAATGACTTTATCGAAGCCAACCGGATCGAAGATGCCAGCGAGAGGATGAGGACGCTGCGGAAGCTG ATCCGGGACCTGCCGGGCCACTACTATGAGACACTCAAATTCCTGGTGGGTCACCTGAAGACCATCGCTGACCACTCGGAGAAGAACAAG atggagccccGGAACCTGGCGCTGGTGTTCGGCCCCACGCTGGTGCGAACATCCGAGGACAACATGACCGACATGGTGACACACATGCCTGACCGCTATAAGATCGTGGAGACCCTCATCCAGCAC TCAGACTGGTTCTTCAGTGACAAGGAGGACAAGGGTGAGAAG ACCCCCGTGGATGAGAAGGAGGCTCAGTCTGTGCCCAACATCGAGTACCTGCTGCCCAACATCGGCAGGACGGCAGCACCCGGTGATGCCGCAG GCTCCACCCGCAGCGGCTCCGCCAAACCGAAG GGCACGTGGCCGTCGCGCAAAGTGCCGCCGCACCGGGAGCTCCTCGCCATCCCCTTCGTCTCGGCCGCCGCCCgcaagaggaagaagaggagagaggCCGAAGGCGTTGGGAGCAGCACCGACGACGACGCGGAGCGCAGGGACAGCCCGGGccggcagcaggagcaggagggccCCGCGGTGACACCGGGCAAAGCGCCCCGCGGCACCAGCACCGAGCCGGCCGGGGCGGAGCGGGAATGCTCCGCCGAGCCCGCGGGCAGCGGCTCCGAGCCCGCGCCGGACGCCCGCTCCATCGTGTCCGGCTACTCCACGCTGTCCACCATGGACCGCAGCCTGTGCTCCGAGGTGCACTCGGTGGCCGGGAGCCGCGGGGAGGAGGCGGATGACGAGCGCAGCGAGCTCAGCCACATGGAGACGGACACGGAGAGCCGCGAGGGAGCGCGGCCGCGGCCGGGCCAGGCCGGGCTGGGGACGGGCGACGAGGACAAGTCGCCCCCGGGCCGCCCGTCCTTCAACTCGCACCGCCTGATCCAGTGCGACACGCTGGCCCGCAGGAGGCTGGGCAGGCCGCGGGACGCCGCGGCGGTGGCCGGCGGTGACGAGCCGGGCTGGGCGGCCCCCGGGCGGGCGTCGCAGCTCCGGCAGCACCTGCGGGGCTCCGCCGATGACATGGGGGTGCGGCTGCGCCGGGCGCACTCCCCCGAGACCCGCCGCAAGAAGAGCAGCTGGCGCCGGCACACGGTGGTGGTGCCCGGCGGCCTCAAGGACCTCAACTTCAACGAGTGGAAGGAGCCGCGGGGACTCGAGGGGACGCCGGGACCCTGTCGCGACAAGGACTCggggctcagcagcctggaGTCCACCAAAGCCCGGCCTGCGgctccggccccggccccgcctggcactgctggcccgGGCACGGCCACCAGGAGccccccgggcagccccggccccccggcGCCCCTGCGCTTCCCGCAGTGTCTGTGA
- the ARHGAP23 gene encoding rho GTPase-activating protein 23 isoform X7 has translation MEQPTPARRDGVSPNANAPPEGGSFPWVGPRTVALRKSPQGGFGFTLRHFIVYPPESAVHSAKEEENGNRAGPARSRLEPMDTIFVKNVREDGPAHQAGLRTGDRLVKVNGESIIGKTYSQVIALIQNSDDVLELSIMPKDEDILQLAYSQDAYLKGNEPYSGGAQSIPEPPPICYPRKTYPFQARGAEPAPGQPPDPRAPRSATTGPSSPLGARSDPGGSPAHRPEEPQPGGPAPRPVAPHGHPGSFSRPACPANAAPSVPDRYGMSPASASCYGVPKHLPEHRTHCGFKEGAGRPPRDVSGAQRVPGRQECQQALSRWFCSQEPRRSTSEERRHAMPRYRSVSHDRLGGSGPAAPRGWPHSASHDTLLQPSREAWAPRARSDHYLGRYGRSMEALEPGALLASHLDRSAWPPERLCRAAVAATAAAGQPIPPGSFAASSSSSSSSSREPVQKHPSQPNLPSADDSGYIGYRSYSPSFQRRTGLLHALSCRDPTFGGLPTFSIAQRAVAPLRDSVVSPASPPAAAPAMPSAPREPRPEGGRVSEQLEERREEVVLRQKPPTGRKVPAPLRQMNFVFSEGVKETDICDHVGAAGRGDRPGSERPGRRVAPLAAPEDSLASIPFIDEPTSPSIDLKAKHVPASSVVSSAMNSAPAMATSPASPTFAFALSRHYSQDCSSIKAGRRSSYLLAITTERSKSCDDGLNAFRDEGKILRRMPSRVPSLRMLRSFFTDGSLDSLGASEDARSKRHSTSDLSDVPFSAVRKEGWLHCKQILTKKGKKVGGGIRQWKRVFAVLRTHSLYLCKDRREAVTCAPAPGEEEPPISIQACLVDISYSETKRKHVFRLTTADFCEYLFQAEDREDMLAWIKVIRENSKAEGEDPGFASQALISKKLNDYRKVSPAGAKPDSSPKGPRGLGIRAEFLKQTGTSAPRSPRQDAAVTKDESSSQKAPWGINIMKKNKKSAPRAFGVRLEDCQPAPDNKNVPLIVEACCKVVEDRGLEYMGIYRVPGNNAVVSSLQEQLNKGATEINLQDERWQDLNVISSLLKSFFRKLPEPLFTDDKYNDFIEANRIEDASERMRTLRKLIRDLPGHYYETLKFLVGHLKTIADHSEKNKMEPRNLALVFGPTLVRTSEDNMTDMVTHMPDRYKIVETLIQHSDWFFSDKEDKGEKTPVDEKEAQSVPNIEYLLPNIGRTAAPGDAAGSTRSGSAKPKGTWPSRKVPPHRELLAIPFVSAAARKRKKRREAEGVGSSTDDDAERRDSPGRQQEQEGPAVTPGKAPRGTSTEPAGAERECSAEPAGSGSEPAPDARSIVSGYSTLSTMDRSLCSEVHSVAGSRGEEADDERSELSHMETDTESREGARPRPGQAGLGTGDEDKSPPGRPSFNSHRLIQCDTLARRRLGRPRDAAAVAGGDEPGWAAPGRASQLRQHLRGSADDMGVRLRRAHSPETRRKKSSWRRHTVVVPGGLKDLNFNEWKEPRGLEGTPGPCRDKDSGLSSLESTKARPAAPAPAPPGTAGPGTATRSPPGSPGPPAPLRFPQCL, from the exons AG GTCCCGCCCGGAGCCGCCTGGAGCCCATGGACACGATCTTCGTGAAGAACGTGCGGGAGGACGGGCCGGCGCACCAGGCGGGGCTGCGCACGG GTGACCGGCTGGTCAAGGTGAACGGGGAGAGCATCATCGGGAAAACCTACTCGCAGGTGATCGCCCTGATCCAGAACAG TGATGATGTGCTGGAGCTCTCCATCATGCCCAAGGACGAGGACATCCTCCAGCTG GCCTATTCCCAGGATGCCTACCTGAAGGGCAACGAGCCGTACTCCGGGGGGGCTCAGAGCATCCCCGAGCCCCCTCCCATCTGCTACCCACGGAAAACGTACCCCTTCCAGGCCCGGGGTGCCGAGCCCGCCCCGGGCCAGCCGCCGgacccccgcgccccccgctcGGCCACCACCGGTCCCTCGTCCCCGCTGGGCGCCCGCAGCGACCCCGGCGGCAGCCCCGCGCACCGCCCCGAGGAGCCGCAGCCCGGGGGTCCTGCCCCGCGCCCCGTCGCACCCCACGGGCACCCCGGCTCCTTCTCCCGCCCCGCCTGCCCCGCCAACGCCGCACCCTCCGTGCCCGACCGCTACGGGATGTCCCCCGCCAGCGCCTCCTGCTATGGCGTCCCCAAGCACCTCCCGGAGCACCGGACTCACTGCGGCTTCAAGGAGGGCGCCGGGCGGCCGCCCCGGGATGTGTCGGGTGCCCAGCGTGTGCCCGGCCGCCAGGAGTGCCAGCAGGCGCTGTCGCGCTGGTTCTGCAGCCAGGAGCCGCGGCGCAGCACCTCGGAGGAGCGGCGGCACGCCATGCCCCGCTACCGCAGCGTGTCCCATGACCGCCTGGGCGGCTCCGGGCCCGCGGCCCCGCGGGGCTGGCCCCACAGCGCCTCGCACGacaccctgctgcagcccagccgCGAGGCCTGGGCCCCCCGCGCCCGCTCCGACCACTACCTGGGCAGGTACGGGCGCTCCATGGAGGCGCTGGAGCCCGGCGCCCTGCTGGCCTCGCACCTCGACCGCTCCGCGTGGCCGCCCGAGAGGCTCTGCCGGGCCGCTGTCGCTgccaccgccgccgccgggcaGCCCATCCCGCCCGGCTCCTTcgctgcttcctcctcctcctcctcctcctcatcgcGGGAGCCGGTGCAGAAGCACCCGTCGCAGCCCAACCTGCCGAGCGCGGATGACTCGGGCTACATCGGCTACCGCAGCTACAGCCCTTCCTTCCAGCGCCGCACGGGGCTGCTGCACGCCCTGTCCTGCCGCGACCCCACCTTCGGGGGGCTGCCCACCTTCAGCATCGCGCAGCGGGCCGTGGCCCCGCTCAGGGACAGCGTggtcagccctgccagccccccaGCAGCCGCTCCGGCCATGCCCAGCGCGCCCCGGGAGCCGCGGCCGGAGGGCGGCCGCGTGTCCGAGCAGCTGGAGGAGCGCCGGGAGGAGGTGGTGCTGCGGCAGAAGCCGCCCACGGGCCGCAAGGTGCCCGCGCCGCTGCGGCAGATGAACTTTGTGTTCTCCGAGGGGGTGAAGGAGACGGACATTTGTGACCACGTCGGGGCCGcgggcagaggggacaggccGGGCAGTGAGCGGCCGGGCCGGCGAGTGGCTCCCCTGGCGGCCCCCGAGGACTCGCTGGCATCCATCCCCTTCATCG ACGAAcccaccagccccagcatcGACCTGAAGGCCAAGCACGTCCCGGCCTCCTCGGTGGTGTCCAGCGCCATGAACTCGGCGcctgccatggccaccagcCCCGCGTCGCCCACCTTCGCCTTTGCCCTGTCCCGGCACTACTCCCAGGACTGCA GCAGCATCAAGGCCGGCCGCCGCTCCTCCTACCTGCTGGCCATCACCACCGAGCGCTCCAAGTCCTGCGACGACGGTCTGAACGCATTTCGGGACGAGGGGAAGATCCTAAG GAGGATGCCCAGCCGGGTCCCCAGCCTCCGCATGCTGAGGAGCTTCTTCACCGATGGG TCTCTGGACAGCCTGGGCGCGTCGGAAGATGCCCGTTCCAAAAGACACTCGACCTCTGACCTCTCGGACGTGCCGTTCAGCGCCGTGAGGAAGGAGGGTTGGCTCCACTGCAAGCAGATCCTCACCAAAAAGGGGAAG AAGGTCGGGGGAGGCATCCGGCAGTGGAAGCGCGTCTTCGCCGTGCTGCGCACCCACTCGCTGTACCTGTGCAAGGACAGGCGGGAGGCGGTGACCTGCGCCCCGGCCCCAGGTGAGGAGGAGCCGCCGATCAGCATCCAAGCGTGCCTGGTGGACATCTCCTACAGCGAGACCAAGAGGAAGCACGTCTTCCGCCTGACGACCGCTGACTTCTGTGAATATCTCTTTCAGGCAGAGGATCGGGAAGACATGCTGGCCTGGATCAAAGTCATCAGGGAGAACAGCAAGGCTGAGGGCGAG GACCCCGGTTTTGCCAGCCAAGCCCTTATCAGCAAGAAGTTAAACGACTACCGGAAAGTGAG ccctgcggGCGCCAAGCCCGACTCGTCGCCCAAGGGCCCTCGTGGGCTGGGGATCCGAGCCGAGTTCCTGAAGCAGACGGGAACCAGCGCGCCCCGGTCCCCCCGGCAGGATGCAGCTGTCACGAAAG aTGAAAGCAGCTCCCAAAAAGCCCCGTGGGGCATCAACATCATGAAGAAGAACAAGAAATCTGCCCCGCGTGCCTTTGGCGTGAGGCTGGAGGATTGTCAGCCTGCCCCGGACAACAAG aacGTGCCCCTGATCGTGGAAGCGTGCTGCAAGGTGGTGGAGGACCGGGGGCTGGAGTACATGGGCATCTACCGCGTGCCCGGCAACAACGCGGTGGTGtccagcctgcaggagcagctcaacAAGGGAGCCACCGAGATCAACCTGCAGGACGag CGGTGGCAGGACCTGAACGTCATCAGCAGCCTCCTGAAATCCTTCTTCCGAAAGCTGCCTGAGCCCCTCTTCACCGATG ATAAATACAATGACTTTATCGAAGCCAACCGGATCGAAGATGCCAGCGAGAGGATGAGGACGCTGCGGAAGCTG ATCCGGGACCTGCCGGGCCACTACTATGAGACACTCAAATTCCTGGTGGGTCACCTGAAGACCATCGCTGACCACTCGGAGAAGAACAAG atggagccccGGAACCTGGCGCTGGTGTTCGGCCCCACGCTGGTGCGAACATCCGAGGACAACATGACCGACATGGTGACACACATGCCTGACCGCTATAAGATCGTGGAGACCCTCATCCAGCAC TCAGACTGGTTCTTCAGTGACAAGGAGGACAAGGGTGAGAAG ACCCCCGTGGATGAGAAGGAGGCTCAGTCTGTGCCCAACATCGAGTACCTGCTGCCCAACATCGGCAGGACGGCAGCACCCGGTGATGCCGCAG GCTCCACCCGCAGCGGCTCCGCCAAACCGAAG GGCACGTGGCCGTCGCGCAAAGTGCCGCCGCACCGGGAGCTCCTCGCCATCCCCTTCGTCTCGGCCGCCGCCCgcaagaggaagaagaggagagaggCCGAAGGCGTTGGGAGCAGCACCGACGACGACGCGGAGCGCAGGGACAGCCCGGGccggcagcaggagcaggagggccCCGCGGTGACACCGGGCAAAGCGCCCCGCGGCACCAGCACCGAGCCGGCCGGGGCGGAGCGGGAATGCTCCGCCGAGCCCGCGGGCAGCGGCTCCGAGCCCGCGCCGGACGCCCGCTCCATCGTGTCCGGCTACTCCACGCTGTCCACCATGGACCGCAGCCTGTGCTCCGAGGTGCACTCGGTGGCCGGGAGCCGCGGGGAGGAGGCGGATGACGAGCGCAGCGAGCTCAGCCACATGGAGACGGACACGGAGAGCCGCGAGGGAGCGCGGCCGCGGCCGGGCCAGGCCGGGCTGGGGACGGGCGACGAGGACAAGTCGCCCCCGGGCCGCCCGTCCTTCAACTCGCACCGCCTGATCCAGTGCGACACGCTGGCCCGCAGGAGGCTGGGCAGGCCGCGGGACGCCGCGGCGGTGGCCGGCGGTGACGAGCCGGGCTGGGCGGCCCCCGGGCGGGCGTCGCAGCTCCGGCAGCACCTGCGGGGCTCCGCCGATGACATGGGGGTGCGGCTGCGCCGGGCGCACTCCCCCGAGACCCGCCGCAAGAAGAGCAGCTGGCGCCGGCACACGGTGGTGGTGCCCGGCGGCCTCAAGGACCTCAACTTCAACGAGTGGAAGGAGCCGCGGGGACTCGAGGGGACGCCGGGACCCTGTCGCGACAAGGACTCggggctcagcagcctggaGTCCACCAAAGCCCGGCCTGCGgctccggccccggccccgcctggcactgctggcccgGGCACGGCCACCAGGAGccccccgggcagccccggccccccggcGCCCCTGCGCTTCCCGCAGTGTCTGTGA